The nucleotide sequence GTCTCTGGGGAGGACCAGGACTCTTGCTCCGTGCTGTCCCCTGGACTCACCTCGTCCGTGGAGAAACTACCACCGGACGAGATCAGCTCGTGCTTCCAGGCATAGTAGGTGGACCTGGGAGAGAATGACATTGTTGTTGTCCCAAAAGGAAAGGTAATTCAGCAGCAACAGAAGTATACAAGACAGCGGTAGCATAACTACAGCATTCTGGGCACAGAAAAGTCAAGTTAAAAATCtagatattttttttaaccatttaaaaaagtttttttttttttttttttttttaaatacatcatGCCATGTGGTGATCTCAACTGTATTGACAATGCTTTCAGTATCTTATTTACCGGGATATCTCAGGGAAGAACTCTTTAAACTGGTGCAGAGGCATAAGTTTCCCTTTCAGATAACACGCCTGGACGAAGTGCTTGGCCTCGTACCTTCATAGAAAGAGATTGAATTAGTATTAAATCTGTCTAtgtcagcagaaggttaaatatacaGAACAAACGACACCACAATAAACACAGCACCACAACAAAACACCACAACAAAACACAAGCCATTAAAGTGCGAATGACCCAGAGTGCCATGACACTGTCATCACTATCTACGACTGATAAAAAGTATTGAGCTGTATAGACGTGGACCTGGCAGCTGATTTCTCGCGGTGCTCCTGTGTCTGCCGTCTCCAGCGGTAGAAGGTACTCTTGGTGACCTTGTACTTGTCCTTCAGACTGGAGTAGGACAGGAGAGAGTCCTGGTTGAGAAGCTCCTGGGTCTTCAACAGAGGGGGGGCCCTCTTTTCCGTGTTAGGACTGCCCATCCGGAGGTCACTAGCCTGGACTAACGCTACAAAGATTATGGGTCTAAATCTGGAGCTGGTGGAGCCCACCTCTAGCTCTCCAGACCACATAATGTGCAAGGTGATAGGATCCATGTCTTTGGGGTAGGACCTGGGTCTTATCAGGCGGTTGAAGTAGGGTCGTATCTTGAGGTTGTACATGGGGTAGACAGAATAGATGTTGCACTGGAGGACGGAGGAAAGAGCATAGAGGTGCCACATGTTGGCGTAGGAGCCGGAGAAGCAGGAGGCTTTGACATCAGCGTCAAATATAGCCTCGAGGACGGACAGGGGCAGGTTGAGCATGTCCTGGGACTCCTCGGCACACAAGCTGAACCTGGCTGCCTGCAGCATCACCTTAGAGTCGATCATACCACACAAGTAGTACCTCTTCCACAGCAGCATGTCGACTACTGTACGCACCTGGAGGGGATAGAGTACATGTTTCGGTACTTGTCAAAATACAGATTAGGCTACAAACCAGTATAGTAACTAATTATATATTTCTAAAATGCGTTGTCAGAATACAGTATTTTATATTTTGAAAACACAGAAAAATTACTTTTTTTTTAGCTCCGAGTTATCCACATTCAAAAGGACATAATTATAACCTTCATGCCTTGGAAATACAAATCCACAGAAGCAAATACAATGTGAAACACTTGCTGCTCACCTGTAGCTCCAGACTGAGACTAGTCGTCCCTACTAGCAGCATGCTGGCTGCATCAAACAACAGGTTCCCCTCTCCCTTACAGACCAGAGGCAGGAGGCCTCTGGGGGCGTCAGCAGGGTACAGGCTATGGGCCACGCCGTCGATGCCCGCCCAGCCGGGGAACTCCTGGCAAGGGGAGGAGGGCAGGGTGAAGGGGGTCAGTACCTGGTGGACCTCCAGGGCTACCCTGGTGAGGGCGTGCAGGCCGGAGCTCTCTGTAGCATCCTGAAGCTGTCCTAGAACTGACAGAACCACATCCTTCCTCTGAATCATACCTGCTGGg is from Oncorhynchus gorbuscha isolate QuinsamMale2020 ecotype Even-year linkage group LG14, OgorEven_v1.0, whole genome shotgun sequence and encodes:
- the vrtn gene encoding vertnin, translated to MIQRKDVVLSVLGQLQDATESSGLHALTRVALEVHQVLTPFTLPSSPCQEFPGWAGIDGVAHSLYPADAPRGLLPLVCKGEGNLLFDAASMLLVGTTSLSLELQVRTVVDMLLWKRYYLCGMIDSKVMLQAARFSLCAEESQDMLNLPLSVLEAIFDADVKASCFSGSYANMWHLYALSSVLQCNIYSVYPMYNLKIRPYFNRLIRPRSYPKDMDPITLHIMWSGELEVGSTSSRFRPIIFVALVQASDLRMGSPNTEKRAPPLLKTQELLNQDSLLSYSSLKDKYKVTKSTFYRWRRQTQEHREKSAARYEAKHFVQACYLKGKLMPLHQFKEFFPEISRSTYYAWKHELISSGGSFSTDEVSPGDSTEQESWSSPETKPRQEEDKEVEPDPEHQDSVAGMFGLNYNNDKVDGERAQNLALMQEAKKVLQNCIAMNTSFPFRIFKRSFPGISRSTYYNWRREAMLFNRGYKARSSEGNSDVDKSSSTGGLSPIGGTERHGHAAAVFPRMKICRNNHKGFRMAFLHRKKLREAAKVKVWMSRWPMSKFKVNYPSLSLCFYWMWRNGPSQNRKEKSTHPSLSLEVNRPENIMENNNAVTENVNGVMEIKTRGLTQDVTQDVTQDVTRDVLFLGGDPTEGLRGPSTMTFVTPAFDAPLPLPMSPLPLPNPTKMSTTTTDDQMFVMDLVALANFKAKAKLFLQKRFEEKSFPTFKEFRSFFPLTPRSTYYMWKRALHHGVPLVHG